From Caloranaerobacter ferrireducens, the proteins below share one genomic window:
- the spoIID gene encoding stage II sporulation protein D, which produces MRELGLYLLFLLFIIIIIPALLLIGGISGTKYRGKDIEDLNKNNIIKVYNVNTKKVEEFELDEYIKGVVAAEMPAAFEMEALKAQAVAARTYAIYHLEKFKDGHPDHPEAPLCTGIHCQAWLSKDELIKLHSENWMKEYWPKIEEAVDSTKGLIITYNGKPIEPLFHSTSGGMTEDSEAVFASKIPYLRSVPSPYEDGAPKLRDVVKMTVDEFISKLKSKYPNANLTKNNLQQKIKLIERSQSGRVMKLMIDGEIVSGREIRSLFNLNSTNFKITLKRNGYIEIETLGYGHGVGMSQWGANGMAKKGSNFEEILKHYYTGVEIKKVY; this is translated from the coding sequence ATGAGGGAACTAGGTTTATACTTACTTTTTTTATTATTTATAATAATCATAATTCCGGCATTATTATTAATAGGTGGTATTTCAGGTACAAAATATAGAGGTAAAGATATAGAAGATTTAAATAAAAATAATATTATAAAAGTTTATAATGTCAATACAAAAAAAGTTGAAGAATTTGAATTAGATGAATATATAAAAGGAGTAGTTGCAGCTGAAATGCCAGCAGCTTTTGAAATGGAGGCTTTAAAAGCTCAGGCAGTAGCTGCTAGAACATATGCAATATATCATTTAGAAAAATTTAAAGATGGGCATCCAGATCATCCCGAAGCACCATTATGTACAGGAATACATTGTCAAGCTTGGCTTTCTAAAGATGAGCTTATCAAACTGCATTCAGAAAATTGGATGAAAGAATATTGGCCCAAGATAGAAGAAGCAGTAGATAGTACAAAAGGATTAATTATTACATATAACGGTAAGCCAATCGAACCCCTTTTTCATTCAACAAGTGGGGGCATGACAGAAGACTCAGAAGCAGTATTTGCTTCAAAAATTCCATATCTTAGAAGTGTTCCTAGCCCTTATGAAGATGGAGCACCAAAATTGAGAGATGTAGTTAAAATGACAGTTGATGAATTTATTTCAAAATTAAAAAGTAAGTATCCAAACGCAAATCTAACCAAAAATAACTTACAGCAAAAAATTAAACTTATAGAAAGAAGTCAGAGTGGCAGGGTTATGAAACTTATGATAGACGGTGAAATTGTTTCGGGTAGAGAAATAAGAAGTTTATTTAATCTTAACTCCACTAACTTCAAAATAACATTAAAAAGAAATGGATATATCGAAATAGAAACTTTAGGTTATGGCCATGGTGTTGGAATGAGTCAATGGGGAGCTAATGGAATGGCAAAAAAAGGAAGCAACTTCGAAGAGATTTTAAAACATTATTATACAGGAGTAGAAATAAAGAAGGTATATTAA